Proteins co-encoded in one Candidatus Nitrosocosmicus arcticus genomic window:
- the cax gene encoding calcium/proton exchanger, with product MSTISLKKWLNLLARLLNHFFNISNVFYILLIFVPITIILDIFFSIDNTVLFALSVLALIPLAKLVGDTTEHLAEHYGNTGGSLINVTFSNTPEIILSIVAIQAGLFDLVKANIVGSILGQLLLVFGLSLIVGGLKFREQIFNKKNIVFHITLLLISITILSIPTILILGNLTVTEANIENQMESTGFMVMILSNSFAILLLSVYVLSLFFTFKTHKDLFVTSTNETDLMSKPNSNAEILITKKIDDPRIWSKKKAIGILAISMIGIAIISEILVSTVEETITNLNLGVLFVGAIIIGIVGNVPEKITSMMMARKGKLDLALGIAANSASQIALFVLPVIIVGAMIMGVSFPLIFTPFELITMFASIFLVYFITNGGRGNWFQGVILVGFFIAIALGFYFIK from the coding sequence ATGTCTACAATTAGTCTAAAGAAATGGTTAAATTTATTGGCTCGACTACTAAACCATTTCTTTAACATATCAAATGTATTCTATATCCTCTTAATTTTCGTGCCAATCACAATTATTTTAGATATTTTCTTCTCTATCGACAATACAGTATTGTTTGCATTATCAGTACTAGCCCTAATACCATTGGCCAAATTAGTAGGAGACACTACAGAGCACCTCGCAGAGCATTATGGAAATACTGGAGGCTCCTTGATCAATGTCACATTCTCAAATACTCCAGAGATAATACTATCGATAGTAGCTATCCAGGCGGGTTTATTCGATTTAGTTAAGGCAAATATAGTTGGGTCTATCTTGGGCCAATTATTGTTAGTTTTTGGTTTGAGTTTGATTGTGGGGGGGTTAAAATTTCGAGAGCAAATTTTCAATAAAAAAAACATTGTATTTCATATTACGCTGTTACTCATATCCATTACCATTCTATCGATTCCAACTATATTGATTTTAGGAAATTTAACAGTCACAGAAGCTAATATAGAAAATCAAATGGAATCAACAGGTTTTATGGTTATGATTTTGAGTAACTCTTTTGCAATATTACTTTTATCTGTGTATGTTTTAAGCTTATTTTTTACTTTTAAGACACATAAAGACCTCTTTGTAACCTCTACCAATGAAACAGATTTAATGTCAAAACCTAATTCAAATGCTGAGATTCTGATTACTAAGAAAATAGATGATCCACGTATATGGAGCAAGAAGAAAGCAATTGGCATACTGGCCATAAGTATGATAGGAATTGCAATAATAAGTGAAATACTAGTCAGTACTGTGGAAGAGACCATCACCAATCTTAACCTAGGAGTGTTATTTGTGGGCGCTATCATAATTGGTATTGTAGGAAATGTCCCTGAAAAAATCACTTCTATGATGATGGCAAGGAAAGGAAAATTGGATTTGGCTCTAGGGATCGCTGCAAATTCCGCTTCTCAAATCGCATTATTTGTACTACCAGTTATCATTGTTGGTGCAATGATAATGGGCGTATCATTTCCATTAATCTTTACTCCGTTTGAATTAATCACCATGTTTGCTTCAATATTTTTAGTTTATTTTATAACTAATGGCGGAAGAGGGAATTGGTTTCAGGGTGTGATACTTGTAGGTTTTTTTATTGCAATTGCTCTGGGGTTTTACTTTATAAAATGA
- the priX gene encoding DNA primase noncatalytic subunit PriX encodes MTENNVHFILTHFSGQEFEFPRSIMTARTNGQVFVDSEDEMMKYFTEANFVDCRINGYPAHNESEMNQLYPSFIFIDLDLSLCSTCKYPIRKLDYILKQTLKKIKEEIDGQSTVLWTGGGYHIYQPIKIVTKNQEKQPLETFKELEEFAPFTGNDLTTEFIRFAENYLTDGKGDSKHNPSINSCLIRIPETINSKYNEKVKIIQKWDDIEALANPLVLHFLDHLIQLKIENEELKKRKQNSDSIRNSNKIAWIDKLLETPIADYRYYCLWHILIPYLVTIKSLSEHEVVSILTEWLDRCNKVNKIRWKYPQRIMEQLRYDKGYPPISLENLKKENLDLYNLLKT; translated from the coding sequence ATGACTGAGAACAACGTCCATTTTATTCTAACTCATTTCTCCGGACAGGAATTTGAGTTCCCTAGATCAATTATGACTGCAAGAACCAATGGTCAGGTCTTTGTCGATTCTGAAGATGAAATGATGAAGTATTTTACAGAAGCTAATTTTGTTGACTGTAGAATTAATGGTTACCCTGCTCATAATGAGTCAGAGATGAACCAACTATACCCCAGCTTCATTTTTATCGATTTAGATCTATCTTTATGTTCCACTTGTAAATATCCTATTAGAAAGCTTGACTACATTCTAAAGCAAACATTAAAGAAGATAAAAGAGGAGATTGATGGTCAATCTACAGTGTTATGGACAGGAGGTGGATACCATATTTATCAACCAATTAAAATAGTTACCAAAAATCAAGAAAAACAACCTTTAGAAACTTTTAAGGAATTAGAGGAATTCGCCCCCTTTACAGGAAATGACCTTACTACTGAATTTATTCGCTTTGCAGAAAATTATCTTACAGATGGTAAGGGAGACTCAAAACACAATCCTTCTATTAACTCATGCCTGATTAGAATCCCAGAAACCATAAATTCAAAGTATAACGAAAAGGTCAAAATAATCCAAAAATGGGACGATATTGAAGCATTAGCGAATCCATTAGTTTTGCATTTCTTGGATCATCTCATACAACTAAAGATTGAAAATGAAGAGTTGAAGAAGAGAAAACAGAACAGCGATTCAATAAGAAATAGCAATAAAATAGCGTGGATAGACAAATTACTTGAAACTCCAATTGCTGATTATAGATACTATTGTTTATGGCACATATTGATACCGTATCTCGTAACTATTAAAAGCTTGTCGGAACATGAAGTGGTTTCTATACTAACTGAATGGTTGGATAGGTGCAATAAGGTAAACAAGATCAGATGGAAATATCCACAAAGAATTATGGAACAGCTAAGATATGATAAAGGATATCCGCCTATCAGTTTAGAGAATTTAAAGAAAGAGAATCTCGACCTTTACAATCTATTAAAAACTTAG
- a CDS encoding phage/plasmid primase, P4 family, producing the protein MSAIQSPVSISNTPGQIKVATKNKIIETLDYWYYEKKVNVIPINSKNKKPNRVNWFSFKTNRIPDNLFETWKREGLFNDGFAVLPGRTYSDNDELYLIGIDCDTRQAIEAFSTINGEFKPLETLSLKFMVEQHKDDLNSLHIYFFSPIPFPTKGADTKLGLEVKGSIEGNGYMASSPTMHSEGHRWEILGTNEPPKLTKVQAIEMLQHINIICRKHGLEYIDRNNGSTITKLRKAIKTLEIDDKNGVVINEGERHSALVSIANSILFNHLLEHMSNIEKLKQFFYEINEKCCTPNPLPRVEMDSIWECSTNFVVKNKNFRNHNITRVTEAELDAGKLVEQTTEKILENNYFLTFEESRDVYYYKDGAYVYGGDILIEKEAERICGYKISNKHIAEIKGHIARKTYHRREELDADLNIINLRNGLYNFNKNELLPHSPDYLSLNQKPITYNPKIKPKLFGKFLKDVLYSSEVRTAIESMAYTFYRDCPYEHFFKLFGYGSNGKSVFTGLLSAMHDTKNISNVPISSIVDNRFAISDLEFKDVNIDTELSSASVNDTSNLKKLTGGRKQPIRIERKNQKAYDTYLHAKLFFNTNTITETIDQTAAYYRREVIISFPNTFEGTERDDPFLLTKLSSEQEMSGIFNVMMIALRTLLNRNGLYLNEKTIEERREKYEKAVDPIRAFYEEAVLQESVVSDKVTKDDMYDAYVKYCNKYKIAIKQKESLGKELKKKMNIEDGRLGVEIDGKRKTCWNGVRLSPEYEKKIEMELVEMTSGTS; encoded by the coding sequence TTGTCTGCTATTCAAAGTCCTGTGAGTATTTCTAACACACCGGGACAAATAAAAGTTGCTACCAAAAACAAGATCATAGAGACATTAGACTATTGGTATTATGAGAAAAAGGTAAATGTTATACCCATTAATTCGAAAAATAAGAAACCAAATAGAGTAAATTGGTTCTCTTTCAAAACAAATAGGATTCCGGATAATTTGTTTGAAACTTGGAAAAGAGAAGGATTATTTAATGATGGGTTTGCCGTCCTGCCAGGACGTACTTATTCAGACAATGATGAACTATACTTGATAGGAATCGATTGTGATACCCGACAAGCCATAGAAGCATTTAGTACTATTAATGGTGAATTCAAACCATTAGAAACGCTTTCCCTAAAATTCATGGTTGAACAACATAAAGATGACCTAAATTCATTACATATTTACTTCTTTTCTCCTATTCCTTTCCCTACAAAGGGAGCAGATACGAAATTAGGGTTAGAAGTCAAAGGTAGTATCGAGGGTAACGGATATATGGCTTCATCACCAACTATGCATTCTGAAGGTCATCGATGGGAAATTTTGGGAACTAACGAACCTCCAAAATTAACAAAGGTCCAAGCAATTGAAATGTTGCAACACATTAATATCATATGCAGGAAACATGGCTTAGAGTACATCGATAGAAATAACGGATCGACTATCACGAAGTTAAGAAAGGCAATAAAGACTCTGGAAATCGATGATAAGAACGGAGTAGTAATCAACGAAGGAGAAAGACATTCCGCTCTTGTGTCTATAGCCAATTCCATACTGTTTAATCATCTACTTGAACATATGAGTAATATAGAGAAATTGAAACAGTTCTTTTATGAAATCAATGAAAAGTGCTGTACCCCTAATCCATTACCACGAGTTGAGATGGATTCTATCTGGGAATGTAGTACCAATTTTGTGGTCAAGAATAAGAACTTTAGAAACCATAATATTACAAGGGTAACAGAAGCTGAACTCGATGCAGGTAAACTCGTAGAACAGACTACTGAGAAAATACTAGAAAATAATTACTTCTTAACTTTCGAAGAATCGAGGGATGTTTACTACTACAAAGATGGAGCATATGTATATGGTGGCGATATTCTGATTGAAAAGGAGGCTGAAAGAATATGTGGTTACAAAATTTCTAACAAACATATAGCTGAAATTAAAGGACATATAGCTAGAAAGACATATCATAGAAGAGAGGAACTTGATGCTGACCTTAATATAATAAACCTACGAAATGGTTTATACAATTTCAATAAAAATGAATTACTACCACATTCTCCTGATTATCTTTCATTAAACCAAAAACCTATAACATACAATCCAAAGATAAAACCTAAACTGTTTGGGAAATTTCTGAAAGATGTTTTATATTCTAGTGAAGTCAGAACTGCTATTGAATCTATGGCCTACACATTTTATCGTGATTGTCCTTATGAGCACTTTTTTAAACTGTTTGGATATGGTTCTAATGGTAAGAGCGTATTTACAGGTTTATTATCAGCTATGCATGATACTAAAAATATAAGCAACGTACCTATTTCTTCTATAGTTGATAATCGCTTTGCAATCTCGGATTTAGAGTTTAAGGACGTAAATATTGATACCGAGCTCTCTAGCGCCTCTGTTAACGATACTTCTAACCTGAAGAAACTTACAGGAGGACGAAAACAACCCATAAGAATAGAAAGAAAGAATCAGAAGGCTTACGATACATATTTGCATGCCAAGCTTTTCTTTAATACCAATACTATAACCGAGACTATTGATCAAACTGCTGCATACTATAGAAGAGAGGTTATCATAAGTTTCCCAAATACATTTGAAGGCACAGAAAGAGATGATCCTTTCTTGTTGACAAAATTAAGCTCAGAACAAGAGATGTCAGGGATATTCAACGTGATGATGATTGCTTTACGCACTTTACTAAATAGGAATGGATTATACTTGAACGAGAAAACAATTGAAGAAAGAAGAGAAAAATACGAAAAGGCAGTTGATCCGATAAGAGCATTTTATGAAGAAGCGGTATTACAAGAATCTGTTGTTAGTGATAAGGTAACCAAGGATGATATGTATGATGCATATGTAAAATACTGCAACAAATACAAGATAGCAATCAAACAAAAAGAGTCCTTGGGGAAAGAACTAAAGAAGAAGATGAACATTGAAGATGGTAGATTAGGTGTAGAGATAGATGGTAAAAGAAAAACATGTTGGAATGGAGTGAGGTTAAGTCCTGAATATGAGAAAAAAATAGAAATGGAGCTAGTAGAAATGACGTCAGGGACGTCATAG
- a CDS encoding helix-turn-helix domain-containing protein, which produces MKNTTSYNQENVNSVSVRSRLNEKDDRLMTHQDIEELSNRPLARIFTSPSSARIIDFFIAFREFDYSEVDIARKNNLSQKTVSKELENLLKEDLIKITRKSGRSIMYKLNEGKTSEGLILYVNNKIENIRAKV; this is translated from the coding sequence ATGAAGAATACTACTAGCTATAACCAGGAAAATGTCAACTCTGTTTCGGTCCGTTCCAGGTTAAATGAGAAGGATGATCGTTTAATGACACATCAGGATATAGAGGAATTGAGTAATCGACCTTTGGCAAGAATATTCACAAGTCCCTCATCTGCTAGAATAATTGATTTTTTTATAGCCTTCAGAGAATTTGATTATTCTGAGGTGGACATTGCGAGAAAAAACAATCTCTCACAGAAAACAGTATCCAAGGAATTAGAGAATTTGTTAAAGGAAGATCTGATAAAAATAACCAGGAAAAGTGGCCGATCTATAATGTATAAATTGAATGAGGGAAAAACGTCTGAAGGGTTAATTTTATATGTAAATAATAAGATTGAGAACATTAGGGCCAAAGTTTAG
- a CDS encoding integrase, which translates to MLRPGFEPGIVALRGNTQIPASMSNFREYLEMTLKLERTTVRNRMVYARKYSHLLETWDLSELVKLSNEKRGHIMRALALLSKYNGQYEKWQQVRRNYQLKWSSIDSLRGFQNILLENGDLNNMVDWIKLVIGKYPRFRNILLFNTLTGLRPTEALESYNLLLSSSSSYISNDGKRLEHYKYPTIFLRRTKKAFISLINENILRLVKDPENSIPNYSKIRLTFQRNNQNFKMSYCRKVFATFLRNEGVEAEIIDLLQGRIPNSIFLRHYYRPPLDKFNQLSKLLDKLYDLINSN; encoded by the coding sequence ATGCTCCGGCCGGGATTTGAACCCGGGATCGTCGCCTTGAGAGGGAACACTCAAATCCCGGCCTCAATGAGTAATTTTAGAGAATACTTAGAGATGACACTAAAACTCGAAAGGACTACAGTAAGGAATCGTATGGTGTATGCGCGCAAGTATTCTCATCTACTAGAAACATGGGATCTCTCCGAACTAGTGAAATTATCGAACGAGAAAAGGGGTCACATAATGAGAGCGCTCGCATTATTGTCAAAGTATAATGGTCAATATGAAAAATGGCAACAGGTCAGAAGGAATTATCAGTTAAAATGGTCATCCATAGATTCCCTTAGAGGATTTCAGAATATACTTCTAGAAAATGGCGATCTTAATAATATGGTTGATTGGATTAAATTGGTAATTGGTAAATACCCCCGTTTTAGAAATATATTGCTATTCAATACACTCACTGGGCTAAGACCGACCGAAGCACTCGAATCATATAATTTACTTCTGTCTTCCTCATCATCATATATTTCTAATGACGGAAAAAGATTAGAGCATTACAAGTATCCAACTATCTTTTTGAGGAGGACTAAAAAGGCATTCATTTCGCTCATAAACGAGAATATATTAAGATTGGTCAAGGATCCAGAAAACTCTATTCCGAATTATTCTAAGATTAGATTAACATTTCAAAGAAACAATCAAAACTTCAAAATGTCGTATTGTCGCAAAGTTTTTGCAACATTTCTAAGAAATGAAGGAGTTGAAGCAGAGATTATAGATTTGCTCCAAGGTCGTATCCCCAACTCGATATTCTTAAGGCACTACTATCGGCCACCATTAGACAAATTTAACCAGTTATCTAAGTTGCTGGATAAACTATATGATCTTATTAATAGTAATTAA